The Rattus rattus isolate New Zealand chromosome 1, Rrattus_CSIRO_v1, whole genome shotgun sequence genome includes a region encoding these proteins:
- the Galt gene encoding galactose-1-phosphate uridylyltransferase — protein MSQSGAEPEQRQQASEADAMAATFRASEHQHIRYNPLQDEWVLVSAHRMKRPWQGQVEPQLLKTVPRHDPLNPLCPGATRANGEVNPPYDGTFLFDNDFPALQPDAPDPGPSDHPLFRAEAARGVCKVMCFHPWSDVTLPLMSVPEIRAVIDAWASVTEELGAQYPWVQIFENKGAMMGCSNPHPHCQVWASNFLPDIAQREERSQQTYHNQHGKPLLLEYGHQELLRKERLVLTSEYWIVLVPFWAVWPFQTLLLPRRHVQRLPELTPAERDDLASTMKKLLTKYDNLFETSFPYSMGWHGAPTGLKTGATCDHWQLHAHYYPPLLRSATVRKFMVGYEMLAQAQRDLTPEQAAERLRALPEVHYCLTQKDKETAATA, from the exons ATGTCGCAAAGCGGAGCCGAGCCTGAGCAGCGCCAGCAGGCTTCAGAGGCGGACGCCATGGCAGCGACCTTCCGGGCGAGCG AACACCAGCATATTCGCTACAACCCGCTCCAGGATGAGTGGGTGTTAGTGTCAGCCCATCGCATGAAGCGGCCCTGGCAAGGACAAGTGGAGCCCCAGCTTCTGAAGACGGTCCCCCGCCATGACCCACTCAACCCTCTGTGTCCCGGGGCCACACGAGCTAATGGGGAG GTGAATCCCCCCTATGATGGCACCTTCCTATTTGACAATGACTTCCCGGCTCTGCAGCCCGATGCTCCGGATCCAG GACCCAGTGACCACCCTCTCTTCCGAGCGGAGGCCGCCAGAGGAGTTTG TAAGGTCATGTGCTTCCACCCCTGGTCGGATGTGACGCTGCCACTCATGTCTGTCCCTGAGATCCGAGCTGTCATCGATGCATGGGCCTCAGTCACAGAGGAGCTGGGCGCCCAGTACCCTTGGGTGCAG ATCTTTGAAAACAAAGGAGCCATGATGGGTTGCTCTaacccccatccccactgccaG GTTTGGGCTAGCAATTTCCTGCCAGATATCGCCCAGCGTGAAGAGCGATCCCAGCAGACTTATCACAACCAGCATGGAAAGCCTTTACTATTGGAATATGGCCACCAAGAGCTCCTCAGGAAG GAACGTCTGGTCCTAACCAGTGAGTACTGGATAGTTCTGGTCCCCTTCTGGGCAGTGTGGCCTTTCCAGACATTACTGCTGCCCCGACGGCACGTGCAGCGGCTACCTGAGCTGACCCCTGCTGAGCGTGATG ATCTAGCCTCCACCATGAAGAAGCTCTTGACCAAGTATGACAACCTATTTGAGACGTCCTTTCCCTACTCCATGGGCTGGCACG GGGCTCCCACGGGATTAAAGACTGGAGCCACCTGTGACCACTGGCAGCTCCATGCTCACTACTACCCCCCACTCCTGCGATCGGCTACTGTCCGGAAATTCATGGTTGGCTATGAAATGCTTGCCCAGGCCCAGCGTGACCTCACTCCCGAACAG GCTGCAGAAAGATTAAGGGCGCTCCCTGAGGTACACTATTGcctgacacagaaagacaaggaaacagCGGCCACCGCTTGA